Below is a genomic region from bacterium.
TTCGAGATTTTCTAGCAACGGCTGATTGGAGACGGGCTATTGGATATTGCCGGACCAGTTCTGGTTACGGGAGGAACGGGTTTCATCGGGCGTCGCCTGATCGATCGCTTGCTCGAGTTGGACAGGGAAGTGGTCAGCTTCGCTCTGCCGGATGAACCCATCTCTGAGCATTGGGCCGACAAGGTCAGAGTCCTGCGAGGCGACATCACGAAGGCGGAAGACGTCAGAGCCGCCATGTCGGGTATTCGCACAGTGTTCCATCTTGCGGCCGTGGTCGGGATGGGTGCCTACGACGTGCATTGGAACGTCACGGTCGAAGGGAGTCGCAACGTCTTCGACGCGGCGGTCGCCAATGGCACGAAGGTGGTCCTGGCTTCCTCCATCGTCGTATACGGGCATCAGATTCAGACCCTCAACTGCCATGAAGGACTCGAACACGGCAAGTACCAGGGTGCCTACAGTCGCGCCAAGATGGCGCAGGAGAAGTTGGCGCTGGAGTACCAGTCGGATCGCGGCATGACTCTGACGGTCGTGCGACCCGCGAATGTCTACGGCGTCGGCAGCGGACCGTGGGTCGATGGTCTGCTGGGTCTCTTCCGATTGGACATGCTTCCAATCGTAGGAGATGGCTCCGGCAACGCCGGGCTCGTGCATGTGACGAATCTCGTGGAAGCATTTTTGCTGGCTGCGGCCGAACCCAAGGCGGTCGGGCAGGTGTACACCGCTTGCGACGGGTTGGACGTGACCTGGGCGCGGTATTTCAACGATCTGGCGGCCCTGGTCGGAAAATCACCCCTGCCACAAGCGCCGCTCGAACCGTTGATCGACGCGGCCCGAGAACACGAGGATCCGGAGAACCTCAAAGCCATGGAGGGAATGCCCAGCATCCCCTTCGAGTTCCTCAATCTGATCGGCTACAGCAATCGCTTCGAAACGCGCAAGCTGCGCGAGGAACTGGGCTGGCGACCGAAGGTGAGCTACGAAGAGGCCATGGGAGAGATCGAGGCCAGTCTGGGTTCGGATTGAGTTTACAGCTGACAAATCTACAGATCACACACGCGTAAAATCCATCCCGCGGTTTGGCGCATGTCGCTTTTGCGGGTTTGATATTATGCATGTCAAATTCAAAATCCGCCCGCTGCTTCGAGAAACGCGGATCTGCCCTACACAGCCGGGCAAATCATGAAAAATAGGGCTGCAGGGCCGGGCTTCGCGGATCTTCCTGTCACGGACTGCCATGTGCATTTTGCCCATATGGACCTGGGAACCGAACTCGTTCAGGTCATCGACGAACTCGGCATTTCGCGCTTCAACGTGGTTTGCACCCCAGATCGCCAGAGGCTCAGCCTGGTACCGGATGCTCTACACCTGAAAGCCCGCTTTCCCGAGCGCGTCTACGTCTTCGGTGGGCTCGACGTATCTGCTCTACTGATCGCACCCGACGA
It encodes:
- a CDS encoding NAD(P)-dependent oxidoreductase, which codes for MDIAGPVLVTGGTGFIGRRLIDRLLELDREVVSFALPDEPISEHWADKVRVLRGDITKAEDVRAAMSGIRTVFHLAAVVGMGAYDVHWNVTVEGSRNVFDAAVANGTKVVLASSIVVYGHQIQTLNCHEGLEHGKYQGAYSRAKMAQEKLALEYQSDRGMTLTVVRPANVYGVGSGPWVDGLLGLFRLDMLPIVGDGSGNAGLVHVTNLVEAFLLAAAEPKAVGQVYTACDGLDVTWARYFNDLAALVGKSPLPQAPLEPLIDAAREHEDPENLKAMEGMPSIPFEFLNLIGYSNRFETRKLREELGWRPKVSYEEAMGEIEASLGSD